The proteins below are encoded in one region of Alistipes communis:
- the feoB gene encoding ferrous iron transport protein B — protein MRLSELKTGQSATILNVLGHGGFRRRIMEMGFVRGKRVDVLQNAPLRDPIKYRIMDYEVSLRRSEAAMIVVITAEEVQQQLSVAGETLSAPDDADFEEAISTRSRTINVALIGNPNSGKTSLFNAISGGHEHVGNYSGVTVDAKRGEYRYGGYRFVITDLPGTYALSAYTPEELYVRRHLVNDTPDVVVNAVVASNLERNLYLTTELIDIDPKMVVALNMYDELEASGAVLDYEHLGAMLGVPMVPVVAKTGRGLEALLDTVIAVYENRDPRVRHIHINNGPVVEQALRPLYERLRSDRDELPKHFPPRYFAMKLLERDKEVEAQLADCPHFAEWIALRDRAVPQVEEELGEDVETALANQKYGFISGALKETFTPGGKEQAQTTHIIDAFVTHKLWGFPIFFFLMWLMFYCTFNIGAYPQEWIETLVGWLGSGLQQAMPDGAFKDLLIDGVIGGVGSVIVFLPNIIILYLFISFMEDSGYLARAAFIMDRVMHRIGLHGKSFIPLVMGFGCNVPAIMATRTIESRSSRLITVLITPFMSCSARLPIYILFVGTFFPDHGGLVLFGLYLLGIALAVVTARLMRRFLYKVDETPFVMELPPYRMPTMRATLSHMWDKSAQYLRKMGGLILVASLFVWFLSYFPRPVAGEPEIEHYENSYLGQLGRWCEPAVEPLGLNWKAGVAILSGVSAKEIVVSTLGVLYSQDATADDASLAQTLRESGDFTPASALAFLVFVLLYFPCIATIVAVRNEAGRGWALASMVYSTAVAWFVAWIVYHIALLL, from the coding sequence ATGCGTCTTTCGGAATTGAAAACCGGACAGTCGGCCACGATCCTCAACGTACTGGGACACGGCGGATTCCGACGCCGGATCATGGAGATGGGTTTCGTGCGCGGCAAGCGGGTGGACGTTTTGCAGAACGCCCCGCTGCGTGACCCGATCAAATACAGGATTATGGATTACGAGGTTTCGCTGCGGCGCAGCGAGGCCGCGATGATCGTCGTCATCACCGCCGAAGAGGTGCAGCAGCAGCTCTCCGTGGCGGGGGAAACGCTCTCTGCACCCGACGATGCGGATTTCGAGGAGGCGATCTCCACGCGCAGCCGCACGATCAACGTCGCGTTGATCGGCAATCCCAACAGCGGCAAGACCTCGCTGTTCAACGCCATTTCGGGCGGCCACGAACATGTAGGCAATTACAGCGGGGTGACCGTCGACGCCAAGCGCGGCGAATATCGTTACGGAGGATACCGGTTCGTCATCACCGATCTGCCCGGCACCTACGCCCTCTCGGCCTATACGCCCGAAGAGTTGTACGTGCGCCGCCATCTGGTGAACGACACGCCCGACGTGGTCGTCAACGCCGTAGTGGCCTCGAATCTCGAACGTAATCTCTATCTTACCACCGAACTGATCGACATCGACCCCAAGATGGTCGTGGCGCTCAACATGTACGACGAACTCGAAGCGAGCGGCGCCGTACTCGATTACGAGCATTTGGGCGCAATGCTCGGCGTGCCGATGGTGCCCGTCGTGGCCAAGACGGGGCGGGGTTTGGAGGCGCTGCTCGACACGGTGATCGCCGTCTACGAAAATCGGGATCCCCGCGTGCGCCATATCCATATCAACAACGGCCCTGTCGTCGAGCAGGCGCTCCGGCCGCTGTACGAGCGTCTGCGTTCCGACCGCGACGAGCTGCCCAAGCACTTCCCGCCGAGGTATTTCGCCATGAAGCTGCTCGAACGCGACAAGGAGGTCGAAGCGCAGCTGGCCGACTGTCCCCATTTCGCCGAGTGGATCGCTTTGCGCGACCGTGCCGTGCCGCAGGTCGAGGAGGAGTTGGGCGAAGACGTCGAAACGGCGCTGGCCAATCAGAAATACGGTTTCATCTCGGGTGCGCTCAAAGAGACCTTCACGCCGGGCGGCAAGGAGCAGGCGCAGACGACGCATATCATCGATGCGTTCGTCACGCACAAGCTGTGGGGATTCCCGATCTTTTTCTTCCTCATGTGGCTGATGTTCTACTGCACGTTCAACATCGGCGCCTATCCGCAGGAGTGGATCGAGACACTGGTGGGCTGGCTCGGTTCGGGGTTGCAGCAGGCGATGCCCGACGGAGCGTTCAAGGATCTGCTGATCGACGGCGTGATAGGCGGTGTGGGAAGCGTGATCGTCTTCCTGCCCAATATCATCATCCTCTACCTGTTCATCTCCTTCATGGAGGATTCCGGCTATCTGGCCCGCGCAGCCTTCATCATGGATCGCGTAATGCACCGCATCGGACTGCACGGCAAGTCGTTCATTCCGCTGGTGATGGGTTTCGGTTGCAACGTGCCGGCCATTATGGCCACGCGCACGATCGAAAGCCGTTCGAGCAGGCTCATCACGGTGCTCATCACCCCCTTCATGTCGTGCAGCGCGCGGTTGCCGATCTACATCCTTTTCGTCGGAACCTTCTTTCCCGACCACGGCGGGCTGGTGCTCTTCGGACTATACCTGCTGGGTATCGCGTTGGCGGTGGTCACGGCGCGGCTGATGCGGCGGTTCCTCTACAAGGTCGACGAGACGCCGTTCGTCATGGAGCTGCCCCCCTACCGTATGCCGACGATGCGTGCCACGCTGTCGCACATGTGGGACAAGAGTGCGCAGTACCTGCGCAAGATGGGAGGGCTGATTCTCGTGGCGTCGCTCTTCGTCTGGTTCCTGAGTTATTTCCCCCGTCCCGTAGCGGGCGAACCGGAGATCGAACACTATGAAAACTCCTATCTGGGGCAGTTGGGGCGCTGGTGCGAGCCTGCTGTCGAACCGCTCGGCCTGAACTGGAAGGCGGGCGTGGCGATTCTGTCGGGCGTGTCGGCCAAGGAGATCGTCGTCAGCACGCTCGGCGTGCTCTATTCGCAGGATGCGACGGCCGACGATGCGTCGCTGGCGCAGACATTGCGCGAAAGCGGCGATTTCACGCCGGCGTCGGCATTGGCATTCCTGGTCTTCGTATTGTTGTATTTTCCCTGCATCGCCACGATCGTGGCTGTCCGCAACGAAGCGGGGCGCGGCTGGGCGCTGGCGTCGATGGTTTACAGTACAGCCGTGGCATGGTTCGTGGCTTGGATCGTCTATCATATCGCCTTGTTGTTGTAA